Sequence from the Methanosarcina siciliae T4/M genome:
TGCAGCTTTCGAAGTTACTGTCAACCACCTCCTGGACGCAGGTATGCGCGGAGATGTGGATCAGCTTCAGGGTGTTACGGAAAACATCATTGTCGGTCAGCCTATTCGCATGGGTACGGGTGATGTGCACCTGGTCAGCAGAAGAGTTGAAAAAGTTGAAGCTGAAGAGCTTGAAGCAGAAGAAGAATAAAGGAACGAAGGAAAATCCGGATTTTAACCTATAATTATTTAAGTATATACCCTGATAGAACAGCAGTTCGGATCAGGATATGCTTACCTTTATGAATTTCATCGAATCCTGCTACAGAAACTTGAGTCCGCGAGGCTCATAACCAGAAAATTGATATAAGGCATCAGGTATTTAGAGTACCATATACTCACCGAGCTTGGAATCTTTATTGAGAAAGAGACAGAGTAGACTAGCTAATTTGAGACAGAGTTGATGAAAATGAAGATCAATGTTGATAAATCTCTTATCAAGGCTGTGAAAACAGGAAAAGTAATAGTTGGAGCCAACCGGACCATAGATGCAGCAGCAAACGGCTCTGCAAAAATGGTGATCCTGGCATCAAACTGCCCCGAAGACATTAAAAAGAAAATTCAGGCAACAAGCATTCCGGTCCTGGAGTACGAAGGCACAAGTGTAGAACTCGGCCCCGTATGCGGGAAGCCCTTCACGATTGCAGCCATGGCAATCCTCGATGCAGGAGAATCGGATATCCTGGCAGCTACAGCTTGATAAAAAGGAGTTGCAACGTCTTGGGTGAAATAAGACTTACTGCAGAAAGCATCCAGTACATCGCATTATTTGAAAACATGACCCGGGCCAAAATACTTGACTGTATTCCGGAAGAAGAAAGGCTCGTGTATGTTGTAAAACAGGGCGATATGGGGCTTGCAATAGGCAAAAACGGGGAGAACATAAACCGTGTTAAAAAAGCCCTGGACAAACCCATCGAGCTTGTGGAGTACTCAGAGGATCCTGTTACCTTTATAAAGAATGCCTTCGGACCGGTATCAGTAAGTTCAGTAAACTTCACAACCAAAAATGGCAAGCGATTGGCTTATGTAGAGGTACCTAATAAAGAGAAGGGGCTTGCCATCGGTCGCAATGGCAAGAATATAGAGAAAGTGAAGATGCTTGCCCGTCGTCACCATACCATAGAAGATGTGATCCTGCAGTAATATCCCATTAACTTATGTTGATCCATTAATCCGGCGTTGAAGGACAATTCTGGCATTTAATGCCACAATAGGAAACTGTGATCAATTTTAACTGGAGAAATTTACAATGGCTAAAGGAAAATATGCAGCTAATATTCTCAAACAGACCAGGAAAGATGCCCGCTGGAAAGATACGTACTACGGCAGGCGGGTTCTTGGTCTGAACGTGAAAGCCGACCCTCTTGGTGGTGCACCGCAGGGTCGGGGTATTGTATTAGAGAAAGTGGGAGTCGAAGCCAAACAGCCGAACTCCGCAATCAGAAAATGCGTAAGAATCCAGCTCATTAAAAACGGGCGTCAGGTAACCGCATTCTGTCCCGGAGACGGTGCAGTAAACTTCATTGATGAACACGATGAAGTTACCGTGGAAAGGATCGGAGGCCGCATGGGCGGTGCTATGGGTGATATTCCCGGTGTACGTTTCAAGGTAATTGCCGTAAACAATGTGTCCCTGAACCAGCTGGTTATCGGCAGATTGGAAAAGCCCAGGAGATGATTTTTTTGTACAAGATTTTTGGGAAATGGGACCTTTCGGAAGTTGAGGTCAGAGACCTCGGAATTAAGCGCTATGTCAGCCTTACCCCTGTAATTGTTCCTCACAGCAGCGGGAAACATGCAAGGCAGCAGTTCAACAAATCCGAGATCTCGATTGTAGAGCGCCTTGCAAACAACCTCATGAGGACAGAAACCAACACCGGAAAGAAGCAGGTGACTCTTCGCGCAGTTGAAGAAGCTTTCGACATTATGAATAAGAAGACGAAACAAAACCCGGTTCAGGTTCTTGTGGATGCCATTGCCAATGCAGGCCCCAGAGAAGAAGTGGTCAGGCTGAAGTACGGTGGGATCTCCGTACCAAAAGCAGTTGACACTGCACCTCAGAGGCGCGTTGACACTGCCCTGCGCTACATCAGCATGGGAACAAACGCCGCAGCTTTCAAATCCAAGCGCTCTGTTGCAGAATGTCTGGCAACCGAACTTATAGGTGCAGCAAACCGCGATACCAAATCCTTCGCCATCAATAGGAAGGATGCAAAGGAAAGAGTTGCGAAGGCAGCACGCTAATAATTTATGCGGACCTGTCCGCTTTTGAAAATAACATATAACCATTCACATTTTGCTTAAAAGGTATTAGCATGGGACGAAGAAAGAAAATGGTCGAGCGTGTGACAACGCTCATGAATGATCCTCAAAGGATCAGAAATATCGGAATCGTTGCACACATTGACCACGGAAAGACCACATTATCGGATAACCTGTTAGCAGGCGCAGGCATGATTTCCAAGGAACTTGCCGGAAGACAGCTTTTCATGGACTCCGATGAAGAGGAACAGGCAAGAGGTATTACAATTGATTCCTCCAATGTTTCCATGGTCCACACATTTGATAATGAAGACTACCTGATCAACCTTATCGACACCCCCGGACACGTTGACTTCGGTGGAGACGTTACCCGTGCCATGAGAGCAGTAGACGGTGCAGTTGTAGTAGTTGACGCGGTAGAAGGCACAATGCCCCAGACCGAGACTGTGCTGAGGCAGGCTCTCAGGGAACATGTCAGACCCGTACTTTTCGTAAACAAGGTAGACAGGCTTATCAATGAGCTTCAGGTCGATTCTCAGGAAATGCAGATCCGCCTCGGCAAGGTCATTGACCACGTGAACAAGCTTATCAAAAACATGAACCCCGAGAAGTTCAAAGCAGGCTGGAAAGTCGATGCAGCAGCCGGAACCGTAGCATTCGGGTCAGCTCTTTACAACTGGGCAATCAGTGTGCCTATGATGAAGAAGACCGGGGTTTCTTTTAATGACGTATACGATTACTGTAAAGCCGGAGACATGAAATCCCTGGCAGAAAAGTGTCCTCTGCACGAAGCTGTTCTTGACATGGTTATTCACTTCCTGCCAAACCCGATCGAAGCTCAGAAGGACAGGGTAAAGGCCATCTGGCACGGCGATGAAAACACCGCAATCGGAAAGTCCATGGCCGGGGCAGATGCAGAAGGCGACCTTGCATTCATGGTAACTGACATCTCCGTTGACCCCCACGCAGGGGAAGTTGCAACAGGAAGGTTGTTCAGCGGCTCTCTTACCCGCGGTATGGAAGTTTTCACCTCGGGAAGCGCAAGGAAGAGCAGGGTCCAGCAGGTCGGTATCTTCATGGGTCCGGAAAGGCTTGAAGTGGACAAGATCCCTGCAGGAAATATTGCCGCAGTTACGGGTTTAAAGGAAGCAATCGTCGGGTCCACCGTAACCACCCTTGACGGCATGACTCCTTTCGAAAGCATCAGGCACGTAAGCGAACCTGTAGTGACTGTGGCTGTGGAAGCAAAGCACACCAAAGACCTTCCGAAACTTATTGAGGTTCTAAGACAGGTCGCAAAGGAAGACCCGACTCTCCAGATCACCCTGGATGAGGAAACCGGGGAACACCTGATGGCAGGTATGGGAGAACTGCACCTTGAAGTTATCGCTCACAGGATCGAAAGGGACAAGAATGTGGAAATCGCCACGAGCAAGCCTATTGTCGTATACAGGGAAACAATTAAGAAGAACACCGAACCTGTCGAAGGGAAGTCTCCGAACAGGCACAACAGATTCTATATCTATGTTGAGCCTCTTGACACCGAGATTGTCAGTGCGATCAAGGAAGGGGAAATCAGCATGAACCTGCCTGAACTTGAGAGGAGGCAGAAGCTCATCGACCTCGGCATGGAAAAAGAAGAGGCAAAAGGCATTGCCGGCATCTTCAACTCCAATATCTTCATCGATATGACCAAAGGTATCCAGTACCTTAATGAGACAATGGAACTTGTGCTCGACGGGTTTGAAGAGGTCATGCGCGCAGGTCCGCTTACAAGAGAACCTGTAGCAAACGTAAAGTGCGTGCTTGTAGACGCAAAACTCCACGAAGACGCAATTCACAGAGGTCCGGCTCAGATTATTCCTGCATCAAGACAGGCAATCCAGGCAGGAATGCTTATGGCAGAAGACAGCCTGCTTGAGCCTTACCAGAAAGTCTTTGTCCAGGTACCTCAGCTTTTAATGGGCGGTGCAACAAAGGAACTCCAGGGACGCCGCGGAATTATCCTGAACATGACTACGGAAGGAGACCTGGCAATTATCGAGGCCAGAGTACCTGTGGCTGAAATGTTCGGATTTGCCGGAGAGATCAGGTCCGCAACCGAAGGCCGTGCCATGTGGAGCACGGAGTTCGGAGGCTTTGACGTTGTGCCGTCAAGCATCCTGAACGACATCGTTGGCCAGATAAGGGAAAGGAAGGGCCTGAAGAAGGACCTGCCAAAAGTTTCTGACTTCCTTTCAATGTAAGCGGAATTTTTCCGCTTCTCTTCCCTCTTAAAAGCAAAACCCCAAGGCAAAACTCCCCTGAATTCGAAGGAGAAAAGTTAGGAATCTTCTGAGAGTTTAGTCAATGGGAAAGATTTAAAACAAGGTATGCCTATAATGGGGAAAACAGTCCAGGCCTCTGGAAATTCAAAATACGTCGACCCGATAAATGTTCAAAACGGGAAATGTATGTAAGTAATGGTTGAACAAAGACCGGAGAAGGTCTGACCATTATGAGATCTGCCCTAATATTAATATACTATAATCTGATATAGCATTGAAACTCATCCATAATTTATAAAGGAGAATTATAAATGGCAGCAGACAAACCGCACATGAATTTAGCAGTGATCGGTCACATTGACCACGGAAAGTCAACCCTTGTAGGACGCTTAATGTACGAAGCCGGAGCAGTACCGGCTCACATTATCGAGAAGTATAAGGAAGAAGCAAAGCAGAAGGGTAAGGAATCCTTCGCTTTCGCATGGGTTATGGACTCCCTTAAGGAAGAGCGTGAAAGAGGTATCACAATTGA
This genomic interval carries:
- a CDS encoding elongation factor EF-2 — protein: MGRRKKMVERVTTLMNDPQRIRNIGIVAHIDHGKTTLSDNLLAGAGMISKELAGRQLFMDSDEEEQARGITIDSSNVSMVHTFDNEDYLINLIDTPGHVDFGGDVTRAMRAVDGAVVVVDAVEGTMPQTETVLRQALREHVRPVLFVNKVDRLINELQVDSQEMQIRLGKVIDHVNKLIKNMNPEKFKAGWKVDAAAGTVAFGSALYNWAISVPMMKKTGVSFNDVYDYCKAGDMKSLAEKCPLHEAVLDMVIHFLPNPIEAQKDRVKAIWHGDENTAIGKSMAGADAEGDLAFMVTDISVDPHAGEVATGRLFSGSLTRGMEVFTSGSARKSRVQQVGIFMGPERLEVDKIPAGNIAAVTGLKEAIVGSTVTTLDGMTPFESIRHVSEPVVTVAVEAKHTKDLPKLIEVLRQVAKEDPTLQITLDEETGEHLMAGMGELHLEVIAHRIERDKNVEIATSKPIVVYRETIKKNTEPVEGKSPNRHNRFYIYVEPLDTEIVSAIKEGEISMNLPELERRQKLIDLGMEKEEAKGIAGIFNSNIFIDMTKGIQYLNETMELVLDGFEEVMRAGPLTREPVANVKCVLVDAKLHEDAIHRGPAQIIPASRQAIQAGMLMAEDSLLEPYQKVFVQVPQLLMGGATKELQGRRGIILNMTTEGDLAIIEARVPVAEMFGFAGEIRSATEGRAMWSTEFGGFDVVPSSILNDIVGQIRERKGLKKDLPKVSDFLSM
- a CDS encoding NusA-like transcription termination signal-binding factor; the encoded protein is MGEIRLTAESIQYIALFENMTRAKILDCIPEEERLVYVVKQGDMGLAIGKNGENINRVKKALDKPIELVEYSEDPVTFIKNAFGPVSVSSVNFTTKNGKRLAYVEVPNKEKGLAIGRNGKNIEKVKMLARRHHTIEDVILQ
- a CDS encoding 30S ribosomal protein S12, whose amino-acid sequence is MAKGKYAANILKQTRKDARWKDTYYGRRVLGLNVKADPLGGAPQGRGIVLEKVGVEAKQPNSAIRKCVRIQLIKNGRQVTAFCPGDGAVNFIDEHDEVTVERIGGRMGGAMGDIPGVRFKVIAVNNVSLNQLVIGRLEKPRR
- a CDS encoding 50S ribosomal protein L30e; protein product: MKMKINVDKSLIKAVKTGKVIVGANRTIDAAANGSAKMVILASNCPEDIKKKIQATSIPVLEYEGTSVELGPVCGKPFTIAAMAILDAGESDILAATA
- a CDS encoding 30S ribosomal protein S7, whose protein sequence is MIFLYKIFGKWDLSEVEVRDLGIKRYVSLTPVIVPHSSGKHARQQFNKSEISIVERLANNLMRTETNTGKKQVTLRAVEEAFDIMNKKTKQNPVQVLVDAIANAGPREEVVRLKYGGISVPKAVDTAPQRRVDTALRYISMGTNAAAFKSKRSVAECLATELIGAANRDTKSFAINRKDAKERVAKAAR